A section of the Devosia rhizoryzae genome encodes:
- the ltaE gene encoding low-specificity L-threonine aldolase, producing MNAIRHDFRSDTVTKPSAGMRAAMASAEVGDDVFGDDPTVNLLEQKMAGMLGKDAALFVSSGTMSNLLALMSYCGRGDEFIAGQNAHCYKYEAGGAAVLGSIQPQPIAHQADGTMALGNIESAIKDGSDSHFATTRVIALENTFGGRVLPVGYMQSVADIAQRHGLGLHLDGARAFNASSVLGLDIKSFVAPFDTVSICLSKGLGAPVGSVLVGRQDLIDTARRNRKMLGGGLRQSGILAAAGLYALEHNVVRLADDHRRAKRLAEGLARHEALRVTMPDSNIVWVDMGSETGEQLTPYLAHHGVGITGRYGQQRWVTHLDVGDEDVEAALALVDGFFTRT from the coding sequence ATGAATGCCATTCGCCACGACTTTCGATCCGACACCGTCACCAAGCCAAGCGCGGGCATGCGCGCGGCCATGGCTTCGGCGGAAGTCGGGGACGACGTCTTCGGCGATGATCCGACCGTCAACCTGCTCGAACAGAAAATGGCCGGCATGCTGGGCAAGGATGCGGCGCTGTTTGTCAGCTCCGGGACCATGTCCAATCTGTTGGCGCTGATGAGCTATTGCGGGCGTGGCGACGAGTTCATCGCCGGACAGAATGCGCACTGCTATAAGTATGAGGCGGGTGGGGCGGCAGTGCTCGGCTCTATCCAGCCGCAGCCGATCGCGCATCAGGCGGATGGCACGATGGCGCTCGGCAATATCGAGAGCGCGATCAAGGATGGCAGCGACAGCCATTTCGCGACCACACGGGTGATTGCGCTGGAAAACACGTTTGGTGGCCGGGTTCTGCCGGTGGGCTATATGCAGTCCGTAGCTGACATTGCGCAGCGGCACGGCCTGGGTTTGCATCTTGATGGCGCGCGGGCGTTCAATGCCAGCAGCGTGCTTGGCCTCGATATCAAGAGCTTTGTGGCGCCGTTCGATACGGTGTCGATCTGTCTGTCGAAAGGGCTCGGCGCGCCGGTCGGGTCGGTGCTGGTGGGACGGCAGGATCTGATCGATACCGCGCGGCGCAACCGCAAGATGCTGGGTGGCGGGTTGCGGCAGTCGGGCATTTTGGCGGCTGCCGGGCTTTATGCGCTGGAGCACAATGTGGTTCGGCTGGCGGACGATCATCGCCGGGCAAAGCGACTAGCAGAAGGCTTGGCGCGGCATGAGGCGCTGCGCGTGACGATGCCGGACAGCAATATCGTTTGGGTCGATATGGGCAGCGAAACAGGTGAGCAGCTGACGCCTTACCTTGCCCATCATGGCGTCGGCATTACCGGCCGCTACGGCCAGCAGCGCTGGGTGACGCATCTTGATGTCGGCGACGAGGATGTCGAGGCGGCTCTCGCGCTCGTCGACGGCTTCTTCACGCGGACGTAA
- a CDS encoding LysR family transcriptional regulator has protein sequence MLDWDKLRIFHTAAESGSFTHAAEKLSMSQSAVSRQISALEDDLGLKLFIRHARGLVLTEVGEQLFRTAHRMHWELQQVETQMSESQDVPTGPLIVTTTVGIGSTWLSSRLDEFLRLYPLIQLEIRLNDAELDLAMREADVAIRLHRPNQSEMIQRKLFTVHNHFYASKSYVAEHGTPRTAEELDNHRIISFGEPVPSYLGDINYLERMGRSDSSPRRAALRVNAINGMMQACRAGIGIAMLPAYVTEKEDGLVEVLPDTELPAYEAYFVYPPALKNSKRVGVFRDFLVSKAREWSF, from the coding sequence ATGCTCGACTGGGACAAGCTCCGGATATTTCACACGGCCGCCGAGTCGGGCAGTTTTACTCATGCCGCCGAAAAGCTCTCCATGAGCCAGTCGGCGGTCAGCCGGCAGATCTCGGCGCTTGAAGACGACCTCGGGCTTAAACTCTTCATCCGCCACGCCCGCGGCCTGGTCCTGACCGAAGTCGGCGAACAGCTCTTCCGCACCGCCCATCGCATGCATTGGGAGCTGCAGCAGGTCGAAACGCAGATGTCCGAGTCCCAGGACGTCCCCACCGGCCCGCTGATCGTCACCACGACCGTCGGTATCGGCTCGACTTGGCTGAGTTCCCGCCTCGACGAATTCCTGCGTCTCTACCCGCTGATCCAGCTCGAAATCCGCCTCAACGACGCCGAGCTCGACCTTGCCATGCGCGAGGCCGACGTCGCCATTCGACTTCACCGGCCCAACCAGTCGGAGATGATCCAGCGCAAGCTCTTCACCGTCCACAACCACTTCTACGCCAGCAAGAGCTATGTGGCCGAACACGGCACGCCGCGCACCGCCGAGGAATTGGACAATCACCGCATCATCAGCTTCGGCGAACCGGTTCCGTCCTATCTCGGCGACATCAACTACCTCGAACGCATGGGTCGGTCCGACTCCAGCCCGCGCCGCGCTGCCCTCCGCGTCAACGCCATCAACGGCATGATGCAGGCCTGCCGCGCCGGCATCGGCATCGCCATGCTACCGGCCTATGTCACCGAAAAAGAGGATGGCCTGGTCGAAGTTCTCCCCGACACCGAGCTGCCCGCCTACGAGGCCTATTTCGTTTATCCGCCAGCGCTCAAGAACTCCAAGCGCGTCGGCGTCTTCCGCGATTTCCTCGTCAGCAAGGCGCGCGAGTGGAGCTTCTGA
- a CDS encoding YihY/virulence factor BrkB family protein: MTSSNERFANERGNGRSASAPVKIPLRGWKDILWRLYSNFNDSRILLTAAGVTFYLLLSLVPTLTAFVSLYGLFNDRASVLQQVQLLAGVVPSGALQVLEDQLTRLVGQNNSTLGWTFLVALAIALWSASAGVKALFEAMNIAYHEREQRSFIKLNLIGLGFTLGAAIAAVLVLTVVVFMPVFVEILPGENVEWMVRIGSYVVMLVVISVLIAALYRWGPSREQAKWRWITPGAALSVIALGAGSVGFSWYVANFSNDNATYGSLGAVIGMMTWMWISTTLVIIGAVLNSEIEHQTALDTTTGPTKPLGSRGAFVADTIGASMPEGEDDLPKLEPRDRKRVSWGSLAFALPAALVLSATQRKQR, translated from the coding sequence GTGACATCGTCGAACGAACGCTTTGCCAATGAGCGTGGCAATGGCCGAAGCGCCAGCGCGCCAGTTAAAATTCCCCTGCGCGGCTGGAAAGACATCCTTTGGCGGCTCTACAGCAACTTCAACGATAGCCGTATCCTGCTGACCGCCGCCGGCGTCACCTTCTATCTCCTGCTGTCGCTTGTACCGACCCTTACCGCTTTCGTTTCGCTCTATGGTCTCTTCAACGACCGCGCCAGCGTGCTGCAGCAGGTCCAATTGCTGGCTGGTGTGGTCCCCTCCGGAGCGCTCCAGGTGCTCGAAGACCAGCTGACCCGTCTCGTTGGCCAGAACAACTCCACACTGGGTTGGACCTTCCTCGTCGCTCTCGCCATCGCCCTCTGGAGCGCCAGCGCCGGTGTCAAAGCATTGTTCGAGGCCATGAACATTGCCTATCACGAGCGCGAACAGCGCTCTTTCATCAAGCTCAACCTCATCGGCCTCGGCTTCACGCTGGGCGCCGCCATTGCTGCCGTGCTGGTGCTGACCGTTGTCGTCTTCATGCCGGTCTTCGTCGAAATCCTCCCCGGCGAGAATGTCGAATGGATGGTTCGCATCGGCAGCTATGTGGTGATGCTGGTGGTCATCTCCGTCCTGATCGCCGCGCTTTACCGCTGGGGCCCCAGCCGCGAACAGGCCAAGTGGCGTTGGATCACTCCTGGCGCCGCCTTGTCCGTTATTGCCCTGGGCGCCGGTTCGGTGGGTTTTTCCTGGTATGTCGCGAACTTTTCCAACGACAACGCCACTTATGGCTCCCTTGGCGCCGTCATCGGCATGATGACCTGGATGTGGATTTCGACCACCCTCGTCATCATCGGCGCCGTGCTCAATTCAGAGATCGAACACCAGACGGCGCTCGACACCACGACTGGCCCGACAAAACCGCTGGGCAGCCGCGGCGCCTTCGTGGCCGACACGATCGGCGCCTCCATGCCCGAGGGTGAGGATGATCTGCCCAAGCTCGAACCGCGCGATCGCAAGCGCGTCTCCTGGGGCTCACTGGCCTTTGCCCTCCCGGCCGCCCTGGTCCTCTCGGCCACCCAGCGCAAACAGCGCTAG
- a CDS encoding polyamine aminopropyltransferase — translation MLPWVKLDETVMPGGGPLKLMQRGSEFSIMSGTTELMNSRLSGSEEQLATISAQRLGGRSESRVLIGGLGMGFTLRAALASFGEGAEIVVAELVPEVIAWAWGPLAGIHGTSLDDKRVTLYEGDVGAAIEAGSPFDAILLDVDNGPDGLSRPANDRLYSAKGLAAAKAALTAGGHLAVWSSAPDAQFTRRLTQTGMAVEELSVRARSPGRGARHVIWFASKS, via the coding sequence ATGTTGCCTTGGGTGAAGCTGGACGAGACGGTGATGCCGGGTGGCGGGCCGCTCAAACTGATGCAGCGGGGCAGCGAATTTTCCATCATGTCCGGAACGACCGAGCTGATGAACAGCCGGCTCAGCGGCTCGGAAGAGCAGCTCGCGACGATTTCGGCGCAGCGGCTTGGCGGCCGGTCAGAGTCGCGGGTGCTGATCGGCGGGCTTGGGATGGGCTTCACATTGCGGGCAGCCCTGGCAAGTTTCGGTGAAGGCGCCGAGATCGTGGTGGCAGAGCTTGTGCCAGAGGTGATCGCTTGGGCGTGGGGGCCGCTCGCCGGCATCCACGGCACGAGCCTCGATGACAAGCGCGTCACCCTCTATGAAGGCGATGTGGGCGCCGCCATCGAAGCGGGCAGTCCCTTTGACGCGATCCTGCTCGATGTCGACAACGGCCCGGATGGATTGTCGCGTCCTGCCAATGACAGGCTCTATAGCGCCAAGGGACTTGCCGCGGCAAAAGCGGCATTGACCGCAGGAGGGCATCTGGCGGTCTGGTCTTCAGCCCCCGATGCCCAGTTCACCAGGCGTCTGACGCAGACAGGAATGGCGGTGGAAGAGCTATCGGTCCGGGCGCGTTCGCCAGGGCGCGGGGCGCGGCACGTCATCTGGTTTGCAAGCAAGAGCTAG
- the greA gene encoding transcription elongation factor GreA — MDKVPMTVQGHKALSAEFEHRTSNERRRIINAIAEARAHGDLSENAEYSAAKEQQSLNEGRIKELETLLALADIIDVTKLSGDKVKFGATVTYIDEATEEEKTYQVVGDPEADASAGRISISSPIARAMIGKEEGDSFEVAAPGGSRSYEIVKIRYI; from the coding sequence TTGGACAAAGTTCCGATGACCGTACAGGGTCACAAGGCCCTCAGCGCCGAGTTTGAGCACCGCACCAGCAACGAGCGTCGCCGCATCATCAATGCGATTGCCGAAGCGCGCGCCCATGGCGACCTTTCCGAAAACGCTGAATACTCGGCCGCCAAGGAACAGCAGAGCCTCAACGAAGGCCGCATCAAGGAACTCGAGACCCTGCTCGCTTTGGCCGACATCATCGATGTCACCAAGCTCAGCGGCGACAAGGTCAAGTTCGGCGCTACCGTCACCTATATCGACGAAGCCACCGAAGAAGAAAAAACCTACCAGGTCGTCGGTGACCCGGAAGCCGATGCCTCGGCTGGCCGTATCTCGATCTCCTCGCCAATCGCCCGCGCCATGATCGGCAAGGAAGAAGGCGATTCGTTCGAAGTCGCCGCTCCCGGCGGCTCGCGCAGCTACGAGATCGTCAAGATCCGCTATATCTGA
- a CDS encoding DoxX family protein yields MKIAGWVLSVLIALFLAGASAAPKIMGMEAAIEPMQVVGWPLKYLLLIAAIEIGCMILFLIPRTALLGAVLTTGLLGGSLAANLRVDNPLFSHTLFSVYLGLAIWLALWLRDEQVRAVFPFRR; encoded by the coding sequence ATGAAGATCGCGGGTTGGGTTCTGAGCGTGCTGATAGCCCTTTTTCTGGCGGGCGCCTCGGCTGCGCCCAAGATCATGGGCATGGAAGCCGCCATCGAACCCATGCAAGTGGTCGGCTGGCCGCTCAAATACTTGCTGCTGATCGCAGCCATCGAGATCGGCTGCATGATCCTCTTCCTCATCCCGCGCACCGCCCTTCTGGGCGCCGTCCTGACTACCGGTCTCCTCGGCGGCTCGCTCGCTGCAAACCTGCGGGTCGACAACCCACTCTTCAGCCACACGCTTTTCAGCGTCTATCTCGGCCTCGCCATCTGGCTGGCCCTGTGGCTGCGCGATGAACAAGTCCGCGCTGTCTTCCCATTTCGGCGCTAA
- a CDS encoding DUF3618 domain-containing protein encodes MAYDSDNKSAAELQREVEQQRSRLEDRIDQIQEKLSPGQLVDELLNYTKGGGGEFISSLQKNVTANPLPVALLGVSLAWLIAKPASSQPSYSSSSSSDRDWDNSINNRRGYSAYEDDEDYPVAIITGSSLQRVSNQADDSGNHFSEFLDDAGKKYRAASDTAGRRAGHFMDETGKRYKGFTNAAGNRVEEFRDEAGNLLDEATGWANHTWQRAREMLHDAQDAISGASQAGRSRVSHAAGSAANRAGSLGNQVNGQLGSLNETIIAQFRDQPLVAGALAFAAGAAFGAALPHTEQEDALLGEAADQVKSKAAEQAHGLYEQGREKATEVYSDVAERAGEVYNQVKTGVTDVASNINTGSSNNNTNMQ; translated from the coding sequence ATGGCCTACGATAGCGACAACAAAAGCGCCGCCGAACTGCAGCGCGAAGTCGAGCAGCAGCGCAGCCGGCTGGAAGACCGTATCGACCAGATTCAGGAAAAACTCTCGCCCGGCCAGCTGGTCGACGAACTCCTGAACTACACCAAGGGCGGTGGCGGCGAGTTCATCTCGAGCCTCCAGAAGAACGTCACCGCTAACCCGCTTCCAGTCGCTCTTCTGGGCGTCAGCCTCGCCTGGCTGATCGCAAAACCTGCTTCGTCCCAGCCGTCCTATAGCTCCTCGTCGAGCAGCGACCGCGATTGGGATAACAGCATCAATAACCGTCGCGGCTATAGCGCTTATGAAGACGACGAGGATTATCCCGTCGCCATCATCACAGGCTCGAGCCTCCAGCGCGTTTCCAACCAGGCCGATGACTCAGGCAACCACTTCAGCGAGTTCCTGGACGACGCCGGCAAGAAGTACCGCGCTGCCTCGGATACCGCTGGCCGGCGCGCTGGTCACTTCATGGACGAGACAGGCAAGCGCTACAAAGGCTTCACCAATGCTGCAGGCAACCGCGTGGAAGAATTCCGCGACGAAGCCGGCAACCTCCTAGATGAAGCCACCGGCTGGGCCAACCACACCTGGCAGCGTGCTCGCGAAATGCTGCACGATGCACAGGACGCCATCAGCGGTGCCAGCCAGGCCGGTCGTTCGCGCGTCAGCCATGCTGCCGGCAGTGCCGCCAACCGCGCAGGAAGCCTGGGCAACCAGGTGAATGGACAGTTGGGTTCGCTCAACGAGACCATCATCGCCCAGTTCCGCGATCAGCCGCTGGTCGCCGGTGCCCTGGCCTTTGCTGCCGGCGCAGCCTTTGGTGCTGCCCTGCCCCATACCGAGCAGGAAGACGCGCTCCTTGGCGAAGCCGCCGACCAGGTCAAGTCCAAGGCCGCCGAACAGGCCCATGGTCTTTATGAGCAGGGCCGCGAAAAAGCGACCGAAGTCTATAGCGACGTCGCGGAACGCGCCGGCGAAGTCTACAACCAGGTCAAGACCGGCGTCACCGATGTGGCTTCAAACATCAACACCGGCTCAAGCAACAACAACACGAACATGCAATAA
- a CDS encoding methyltransferase domain-containing protein, giving the protein MIKASYSSGDVIADRRADYARMLAESGDHAAAAELMDQALDLAPDWAGGWDLAGSFHEKAGNVAGAIAAWRKLEALDDEGVFGARLKLAAYGAGPAGQGTAVGYVEALFDQYAPKFEDSLVGKLGYQVPDLLDTLVSEEMAKLGIERFGKVLDLGCGTGLMGEKLRSRVEHLEGIDISAAMIAETARKGIYDALQKAELVATLNARRADADLVTAADVLIYCGALEPVLAALVPALKPGGLVAFSLEEHEGEEALFLRPSLRYAHSPTAAREALIDAGLEIVRFETAVMRYDRGLPITGMLVVARRPAAEMIAANDVPDGGDVAA; this is encoded by the coding sequence TTGATCAAGGCGTCCTATTCTTCCGGCGATGTAATTGCCGACCGGCGCGCGGACTATGCCCGCATGCTGGCTGAAAGTGGCGACCATGCCGCTGCGGCCGAGCTCATGGACCAAGCGTTGGATCTGGCGCCAGACTGGGCCGGCGGCTGGGATCTGGCAGGAAGCTTTCACGAGAAGGCCGGCAATGTTGCCGGAGCGATTGCAGCCTGGCGGAAGCTAGAGGCGCTGGACGATGAAGGCGTCTTTGGTGCGCGGCTCAAGCTTGCAGCATATGGCGCAGGCCCGGCAGGCCAGGGAACGGCCGTCGGCTATGTCGAGGCCTTGTTCGACCAGTATGCTCCCAAGTTCGAGGACTCTCTGGTGGGAAAGCTCGGCTACCAGGTGCCGGACTTGCTGGACACTTTGGTGAGCGAGGAGATGGCGAAGCTCGGTATCGAGCGCTTCGGGAAGGTGCTCGACCTCGGCTGCGGGACCGGGTTGATGGGCGAGAAGCTCCGGAGCCGGGTGGAGCATCTTGAAGGCATCGACATTTCCGCAGCGATGATCGCAGAAACGGCGCGCAAGGGCATCTATGATGCGTTGCAGAAGGCTGAACTGGTTGCGACACTCAATGCCCGGCGCGCCGATGCCGATCTGGTTACTGCCGCAGATGTCTTGATCTATTGCGGAGCGCTGGAGCCTGTTCTCGCGGCATTGGTTCCGGCGCTGAAGCCTGGCGGTCTGGTTGCGTTTTCGCTTGAAGAGCATGAAGGGGAGGAGGCTTTGTTTCTCCGCCCCAGCCTTCGCTATGCGCATTCGCCCACAGCGGCTCGGGAGGCCTTGATTGATGCTGGGCTCGAAATCGTTCGGTTCGAGACAGCCGTAATGCGCTATGATCGCGGCTTGCCGATCACCGGAATGCTTGTGGTTGCACGGCGTCCTGCTGCGGAAATGATCGCGGCAAATGATGTGCCGGACGGGGGCGATGTCGCGGCCTAG
- a CDS encoding cold-shock protein — MATGTVKWFNGQKGYGFIQPDEGGADVFVHISAVQRSGMNGLDEGQKINYEIVKDKRTGKSAADNLTAS; from the coding sequence ATGGCAACTGGCACCGTTAAGTGGTTCAACGGCCAAAAAGGGTATGGCTTTATTCAGCCGGACGAGGGTGGGGCGGACGTTTTCGTCCACATCTCCGCCGTTCAGCGTTCGGGCATGAATGGCCTCGATGAAGGCCAGAAGATCAACTACGAGATCGTCAAGGACAAGCGGACCGGCAAATCGGCCGCCGACAACCTGACCGCCTCCTGA
- a CDS encoding phage holin family protein, with amino-acid sequence MSQVNEGRPLSELLGGLVSDISGLFRKEIQLAKAETSEKVGEMMGGVVSLAIGGVLALGALGVLLSGLVTLIASFFVNQGMDPTLSNAIGAAIVTIVVGIIAYVFINRGIATFKASNLNLKRTTASLGRDADIVKERL; translated from the coding sequence ATGTCTCAAGTCAATGAAGGCCGTCCGCTCTCCGAACTGCTTGGCGGTCTCGTAAGCGATATCTCCGGTCTGTTCCGCAAGGAAATCCAGCTGGCCAAGGCCGAAACATCGGAAAAGGTCGGCGAGATGATGGGGGGCGTCGTGTCCCTCGCCATCGGCGGCGTGCTGGCGCTCGGCGCCCTGGGCGTTTTGCTCAGCGGCCTCGTGACCCTGATCGCCTCGTTCTTTGTGAACCAAGGCATGGATCCGACGCTGTCCAACGCGATCGGCGCTGCCATCGTCACCATCGTCGTCGGCATCATCGCCTACGTGTTTATCAACCGCGGCATTGCCACGTTCAAAGCCTCCAACCTCAACCTGAAGCGCACGACGGCCTCCCTTGGCCGCGACGCCGACATCGTCAAGGAGCGCCTCTAA
- the trxB gene encoding thioredoxin-disulfide reductase — translation MHAKVIIIGSGPAGYTAAIYAARAMLEPVMIQGLQPGGQLTITTDVENYPGFADVIQGPWLMEQMQAQAEHVGTRMVNDIITHVDFDHRPFRLHGDSGTVYTADSLIICTGAQAKWLGLPSEQKFQGFGVSACATCDGFFYRGKQVLVVGGGNTAVEEALFLTNFAEKVIMVHRRDEFRAERILQERLFKHPKIEVRWNTEVVEVKGTSMPPSVNAVTLRDRTSGRTYEQQIDGVFVAIGHAPATSIFAGKLDMKPGGYLQVKPGTTETNIPGVFAAGDVTDDVYRQAITAAGMGCMAALDAERYLAEHELAEAAE, via the coding sequence ATGCACGCGAAAGTCATCATCATCGGTTCCGGCCCGGCCGGCTACACCGCTGCCATCTATGCGGCGCGTGCAATGCTTGAACCCGTGATGATCCAGGGGCTGCAGCCCGGCGGCCAGTTGACCATCACCACAGATGTCGAAAACTACCCCGGCTTTGCCGATGTCATCCAGGGCCCCTGGCTTATGGAGCAGATGCAGGCGCAGGCCGAGCATGTCGGCACCCGCATGGTCAACGACATCATCACCCATGTCGATTTCGACCACCGCCCCTTCCGCCTCCACGGCGATAGCGGCACCGTTTACACCGCCGACAGCCTCATCATCTGCACCGGTGCCCAGGCCAAGTGGCTTGGCCTGCCGTCGGAGCAAAAGTTCCAGGGCTTTGGCGTCTCCGCCTGCGCCACCTGCGATGGCTTTTTCTATCGCGGTAAGCAGGTGCTGGTGGTCGGCGGTGGCAATACCGCCGTCGAGGAAGCGCTTTTCCTCACCAACTTCGCCGAAAAGGTCATCATGGTGCACCGCCGCGACGAGTTTCGCGCCGAACGCATCCTGCAGGAACGCCTCTTCAAGCACCCCAAGATCGAAGTGCGCTGGAACACCGAAGTCGTTGAGGTCAAAGGCACCAGCATGCCGCCCTCGGTCAACGCGGTCACCCTGCGCGATCGCACCAGCGGCCGCACCTATGAACAGCAGATCGACGGCGTCTTCGTCGCCATTGGTCACGCCCCGGCAACATCGATCTTCGCCGGCAAGCTCGACATGAAGCCGGGCGGCTACCTGCAGGTCAAACCCGGCACCACCGAAACCAACATCCCCGGCGTCTTTGCCGCCGGTGACGTTACTGACGACGTTTATCGCCAGGCCATCACCGCCGCCGGAATGGGCTGCATGGCCGCCTTGGACGCCGAACGCTATCTTGCCGAACACGAACTTGCGGAAGCAGCGGAATAA